From Calditrichota bacterium, the proteins below share one genomic window:
- a CDS encoding electron transfer flavoprotein subunit beta/FixA family protein: protein MVKQVPDTKRIIGNAMKEDGTVNRSALPAIFNPEDLHALELALSLKDRYEGTVTVLTMGPPSAAEVLRESLYRGADKAFLITDRKFAGADTLATSYTLAKAIRKIEPDFDLVVCGRQAIDGDTAQVGPQTAEKLGIPQISYVENIDKLEDGKITTKRVIKNGAEWVRCPMPMLMTVVESANEPRPPRAKRLMKYKNAATVLELDNLLHKFPEFQDQESLKNYLQKKGLLIPIITVADLKVEEERIGLKGSPTRVKKIDSVVLAGGELKIFESSDEAVQELIHELVEDYIVS, encoded by the coding sequence ATGGTCAAACAGGTTCCGGATACGAAACGCATCATTGGCAATGCCATGAAAGAAGACGGAACCGTCAACCGCTCCGCGCTGCCGGCGATTTTCAATCCTGAAGATTTGCACGCGCTGGAGCTGGCTCTTTCTCTCAAAGACAGGTACGAAGGAACAGTCACTGTGCTCACCATGGGACCTCCCAGTGCAGCGGAAGTGCTTCGCGAATCGCTGTATCGCGGCGCAGATAAGGCTTTTCTGATCACAGACAGAAAATTTGCCGGTGCGGATACTCTTGCCACTTCTTACACGCTTGCCAAAGCCATTCGGAAAATTGAGCCGGATTTTGATCTGGTGGTTTGCGGCAGACAGGCAATTGACGGAGACACCGCCCAGGTCGGTCCGCAGACGGCTGAGAAGCTGGGGATTCCCCAGATTTCTTACGTTGAGAATATTGACAAATTGGAAGACGGAAAAATTACAACGAAACGAGTCATCAAAAATGGCGCTGAATGGGTACGCTGCCCCATGCCGATGCTGATGACTGTTGTCGAGTCAGCCAATGAACCGCGGCCTCCGCGGGCGAAACGCCTGATGAAATACAAAAATGCCGCGACTGTCCTGGAATTGGATAATTTGCTGCACAAATTTCCTGAATTTCAGGATCAGGAATCGCTGAAAAATTACTTGCAGAAAAAAGGCTTACTCATTCCCATCATCACAGTCGCAGATTTGAAAGTGGAGGAAGAACGCATTGGGCTGAAAGGTTCACCCACGCGGGTGAAGAAAATCGACAGCGTGGTGCTTGCCGGAGGCGAACTCAAAATTTTCGAGAGTTCAGACGAGGCAGTGCAAGAGCTCATTCATGAACTGGTAGAAGATTATATTGTCAGCTAA
- a CDS encoding ATP-binding protein, protein MTRYIEKIDRIVKQGKILLLLGQRNSGKRKIIEKFASKLMNSEGVDPGRVFGFDLDDILERLDLEENIFFFKEKIEQRLGKSLADVKKPVVIVFLQIQNLPKIFSAIARLKESNPANIVILMTSSIDLTDNKAFAKNLQPLTETIRVFSGGINEIIDARVTPLNGNSVLESIFCESLSVEKFQRLAAIVAGHEEKIRQFQRDYLLFGVLPEIFETDIPNKRWQMIKDHLRLFFERDLLRVFQITDLQKFRQILTVLSFNNGNILNLLNMCDDFGINRNTMRKYAGIMRDTFLIDFVPSYNKEIKKPTMKTPKLYFLNPGLVNFLNRVRDYRSMEQSKNFERLLDSMLYLNLQITMQRCEQPPTLFFLKDYQDHELDFIIDNGKELIPIGITYDNAERKNKIKTFKYYVRYCSQISNGVIFGDFDEIESLEMRGAKLYLLPIWMLF, encoded by the coding sequence ATGACTCGGTACATCGAAAAAATAGACCGAATCGTCAAACAGGGTAAAATTCTGCTGCTGTTAGGACAGAGAAATTCCGGGAAAAGGAAAATCATTGAGAAATTTGCCTCGAAACTCATGAATAGCGAGGGAGTTGATCCGGGTCGTGTGTTTGGCTTTGATCTTGATGATATTTTAGAGCGGCTCGATTTAGAGGAAAATATTTTCTTTTTCAAAGAAAAAATCGAGCAGCGGCTGGGAAAATCGCTGGCGGATGTCAAAAAGCCGGTTGTCATCGTTTTTCTGCAAATTCAGAATTTACCGAAAATCTTTTCTGCCATTGCCCGGCTGAAAGAGAGCAATCCGGCGAACATTGTCATTTTGATGACCAGTTCCATCGATTTGACGGATAATAAGGCTTTTGCCAAAAATTTACAGCCGCTCACTGAAACTATTCGCGTTTTCAGCGGCGGGATCAACGAAATCATCGACGCGCGCGTGACGCCGCTGAACGGAAATTCGGTATTGGAATCGATTTTCTGTGAATCGTTGTCCGTAGAAAAATTTCAGAGATTAGCTGCTATTGTCGCCGGACATGAGGAAAAGATCAGGCAATTTCAACGGGACTATTTGCTTTTCGGTGTGTTACCGGAAATTTTTGAAACCGATATCCCGAACAAGCGCTGGCAGATGATCAAAGACCACCTGCGGCTCTTTTTTGAACGGGACTTGCTGCGCGTTTTTCAGATCACGGATTTGCAGAAATTTCGTCAGATACTCACAGTGTTGAGCTTCAACAACGGCAATATTTTGAATCTGTTGAACATGTGCGACGATTTCGGCATCAACCGCAACACCATGCGCAAATATGCGGGCATCATGCGGGATACTTTTTTGATCGATTTTGTGCCGTCGTACAATAAAGAAATCAAAAAGCCGACCATGAAAACGCCGAAGCTCTATTTTCTCAATCCGGGTCTGGTGAATTTTCTCAATCGTGTGCGCGATTACCGTTCCATGGAACAGTCCAAAAATTTCGAGCGGCTGCTGGACAGTATGCTCTATTTGAATTTGCAAATTACCATGCAGCGCTGCGAACAGCCGCCTACGCTGTTTTTTCTCAAAGACTATCAGGATCACGAATTGGATTTCATCATCGATAACGGAAAAGAACTGATCCCGATCGGCATCACCTACGACAATGCGGAAAGAAAGAACAAAATCAAGACGTTCAAATATTACGTGCGCTATTGTTCGCAAATTTCCAATGGAGTTATTTTCGGCGATTTTGATGAAATTGAGTCTTTGGAAATGCGGGGCGCTAAGCTTTATTTGTTGCCGATTTGGATGCTTTTTTGA